A single genomic interval of Lathyrus oleraceus cultivar Zhongwan6 chromosome 7, CAAS_Psat_ZW6_1.0, whole genome shotgun sequence harbors:
- the LOC127107797 gene encoding uncharacterized GPI-anchored protein At1g61900 isoform X2 produces MGGYQDANYYRGSWCCRLILFVIWLPTFLHVTAQESHADHRRTTSLVELAKEPTSGDSGLFDPIEISPSVIPKVPFPTESVRPMYPIPYVPTRYEPVLTGKCPVNFSRPEISNILDKAAFDCFGPLASLVGNVVCCPQFSSLIHIFQGFFGMKSNNLVLSNAVADHCFSDIVSILASRGANNTIPTLCSIKSSNLTGGSCPVKNDSTFERTVNTSKLVEACRTVDPLKECCRPVCRPAIMDAALQISGRQMMINNDNMAGEMNHTDYLNDCKGVVYSYLSKQLSSEVANKAFRILSACKVNKVCPLTFKEPSDVIAVCKNVAAPSPTCCSSLNTYIAETQQKILITNKQAIICATQFGSMLRGGGVMTNVYELCDVDLKDFSIQALLAFGVQGCLLRSLPGDVIFDNSSGVSFTCDLSDNIAAPWPSSSSFTSLSFCAPEMSLPALPISQSLKNIGCNSGVGFLLVIFTFFVSIVVLRF; encoded by the exons ATGGGCGGCTATCAGGATGCTAATTATTATAGAG GTTCTTGGTGCTGTCGGCTAATTTTATTTGTCATCTGGCTTCCTACTTTCTTACATGTGACAGCACAAGAATCACATGCCGACCATAGGCGAACCACTTCACTAGTTGAGTTAGCTAAGGAACCTACTTCTGGAGATTCTGGGCTCTTTGACCCCATAGAAATATCACCTTCCGTCATACCTAAAGTTCCATTTCCCACCGAGTCTGTCCGACCAATGTATCCTATTCCTTATGTCCCAACCAGATATGAACCAGTTTTAACTGGTAAGTGCCCTGTAAACTTTTCGCGACCAGAAATTTCAAATATCCTCGATAAAGCAGCATTTGATTGCTTTGGGCCTTTGGCATCCCTTGTAGGGAATGTCGTATGTTGTCCACAATTTAGTAGCTTAATCCACATCTTCCAGGGTTTCTTTGGCATGAAATCCAATAATCTGGTTTTGTCAAATGCAGTTGCTGATCATTGCTTCTCTGATATTGTTAGTATTCTAGCTAGCAGAGGGGCAAATAATACAATACCCACACTTTGTTCTATTAAATCATCTAATCTTACAGGCGGGTCATGCCCTGTGAAGAATGATTCTACTTTTGAAAGAACAGTAAACACAAGTAAATTAGTTGAGGCCTGTAGAACTGTTGATCCACTTAAAGAGTGTTGCAGACCTGTTTGTCGGCCTGCAATTATGGATGCAGCGCTTCAGATTTCTGGCCGACAAATGATGATAAATAATGACAATATGGCTGGGGAAATGAATCACACTGATTATCTAAATGATTGCAAAGGTGTTGTTTATTCTTATCTTTCCAAACAACTATCATCGGAGGTTGCAAATAAAGCATTCCGGATACTATCTGCCTGCAAAGTCAACAAAG TTTGTCCTTTGACTTTTAAGGAGCCTTCAGATGTAATTGCTGTATGTAAGAATGTAGCTGCTCCTAGTCCTACCTGCTGCAGTTCATTAAATACATATATTGCAGAGACACaacaaaaaatattaattacCAATAAACAAGCTATAATATGTGCAACACAATTTGGATCGATGTTACGTGGAGGTGGGGTGATGACAAATGTTTATGAGCTTTGTGATGTCGATTTGAAAGATTTCAGCATACAAG CTTTGCTAGCATTTGGAGTACAAG GATGTCTACTCCGAAGCTTGCCGGGAGATGTGATATTTGACAATTCATCTGGTGTTAGTTTTACATGTGATTTAAGTGACAATATTGCTGCACCATGGCCCTCATCATCTTCATTTACATCTCTATCATTCTGTGCACCTG AGATGTCATTACCAGCATTACCAATTTCACAGTCATTGAAAAACATTG GTTGTAATTCTGGCGTGGGTTTCCTTCTTGTTATATTTACATTTTTTGTCAGTATTGTTGTACTGAGATTTTAG
- the LOC127107797 gene encoding uncharacterized GPI-anchored protein At1g61900 isoform X1: MGGYQDANYYRGSWCCRLILFVIWLPTFLHVTAQESHADHRRTTSLVELAKEPTSGDSGLFDPIEISPSVIPKVPFPTESVRPMYPIPYVPTRYEPVLTGKCPVNFSRPEISNILDKAAFDCFGPLASLVGNVVCCPQFSSLIHIFQGFFGMKSNNLVLSNAVADHCFSDIVSILASRGANNTIPTLCSIKSSNLTGGSCPVKNDSTFERTVNTSKLVEACRTVDPLKECCRPVCRPAIMDAALQISGRQMMINNDNMAGEMNHTDYLNDCKGVVYSYLSKQLSSEVANKAFRILSACKVNKVCPLTFKEPSDVIAVCKNVAAPSPTCCSSLNTYIAETQQKILITNKQAIICATQFGSMLRGGGVMTNVYELCDVDLKDFSIQALLAFGVQDAGCLLRSLPGDVIFDNSSGVSFTCDLSDNIAAPWPSSSSFTSLSFCAPEMSLPALPISQSLKNIGCNSGVGFLLVIFTFFVSIVVLRF, encoded by the exons ATGGGCGGCTATCAGGATGCTAATTATTATAGAG GTTCTTGGTGCTGTCGGCTAATTTTATTTGTCATCTGGCTTCCTACTTTCTTACATGTGACAGCACAAGAATCACATGCCGACCATAGGCGAACCACTTCACTAGTTGAGTTAGCTAAGGAACCTACTTCTGGAGATTCTGGGCTCTTTGACCCCATAGAAATATCACCTTCCGTCATACCTAAAGTTCCATTTCCCACCGAGTCTGTCCGACCAATGTATCCTATTCCTTATGTCCCAACCAGATATGAACCAGTTTTAACTGGTAAGTGCCCTGTAAACTTTTCGCGACCAGAAATTTCAAATATCCTCGATAAAGCAGCATTTGATTGCTTTGGGCCTTTGGCATCCCTTGTAGGGAATGTCGTATGTTGTCCACAATTTAGTAGCTTAATCCACATCTTCCAGGGTTTCTTTGGCATGAAATCCAATAATCTGGTTTTGTCAAATGCAGTTGCTGATCATTGCTTCTCTGATATTGTTAGTATTCTAGCTAGCAGAGGGGCAAATAATACAATACCCACACTTTGTTCTATTAAATCATCTAATCTTACAGGCGGGTCATGCCCTGTGAAGAATGATTCTACTTTTGAAAGAACAGTAAACACAAGTAAATTAGTTGAGGCCTGTAGAACTGTTGATCCACTTAAAGAGTGTTGCAGACCTGTTTGTCGGCCTGCAATTATGGATGCAGCGCTTCAGATTTCTGGCCGACAAATGATGATAAATAATGACAATATGGCTGGGGAAATGAATCACACTGATTATCTAAATGATTGCAAAGGTGTTGTTTATTCTTATCTTTCCAAACAACTATCATCGGAGGTTGCAAATAAAGCATTCCGGATACTATCTGCCTGCAAAGTCAACAAAG TTTGTCCTTTGACTTTTAAGGAGCCTTCAGATGTAATTGCTGTATGTAAGAATGTAGCTGCTCCTAGTCCTACCTGCTGCAGTTCATTAAATACATATATTGCAGAGACACaacaaaaaatattaattacCAATAAACAAGCTATAATATGTGCAACACAATTTGGATCGATGTTACGTGGAGGTGGGGTGATGACAAATGTTTATGAGCTTTGTGATGTCGATTTGAAAGATTTCAGCATACAAG CTTTGCTAGCATTTGGAGTACAAG ATGCAGGATGTCTACTCCGAAGCTTGCCGGGAGATGTGATATTTGACAATTCATCTGGTGTTAGTTTTACATGTGATTTAAGTGACAATATTGCTGCACCATGGCCCTCATCATCTTCATTTACATCTCTATCATTCTGTGCACCTG AGATGTCATTACCAGCATTACCAATTTCACAGTCATTGAAAAACATTG GTTGTAATTCTGGCGTGGGTTTCCTTCTTGTTATATTTACATTTTTTGTCAGTATTGTTGTACTGAGATTTTAG
- the LOC127107797 gene encoding uncharacterized GPI-anchored protein At1g61900 isoform X3: MGGYQDANYYRGSWCCRLILFVIWLPTFLHVTAQESHADHRRTTSLVELAKEPTSGDSGLFDPIEISPSVIPKVPFPTESVRPMYPIPYVPTRYEPVLTGKCPVNFSRPEISNILDKAAFDCFGPLASLVGNVVCCPQFSSLIHIFQGFFGMKSNNLVLSNAVADHCFSDIVSILASRGANNTIPTLCSIKSSNLTGGSCPVKNDSTFERTVNTSKLVEACRTVDPLKECCRPVCRPAIMDAALQISGRQMMINNDNMAGEMNHTDYLNDCKGVVYSYLSKQLSSEVANKAFRILSACKVNKETQQKILITNKQAIICATQFGSMLRGGGVMTNVYELCDVDLKDFSIQALLAFGVQDAGCLLRSLPGDVIFDNSSGVSFTCDLSDNIAAPWPSSSSFTSLSFCAPEMSLPALPISQSLKNIGCNSGVGFLLVIFTFFVSIVVLRF; the protein is encoded by the exons ATGGGCGGCTATCAGGATGCTAATTATTATAGAG GTTCTTGGTGCTGTCGGCTAATTTTATTTGTCATCTGGCTTCCTACTTTCTTACATGTGACAGCACAAGAATCACATGCCGACCATAGGCGAACCACTTCACTAGTTGAGTTAGCTAAGGAACCTACTTCTGGAGATTCTGGGCTCTTTGACCCCATAGAAATATCACCTTCCGTCATACCTAAAGTTCCATTTCCCACCGAGTCTGTCCGACCAATGTATCCTATTCCTTATGTCCCAACCAGATATGAACCAGTTTTAACTGGTAAGTGCCCTGTAAACTTTTCGCGACCAGAAATTTCAAATATCCTCGATAAAGCAGCATTTGATTGCTTTGGGCCTTTGGCATCCCTTGTAGGGAATGTCGTATGTTGTCCACAATTTAGTAGCTTAATCCACATCTTCCAGGGTTTCTTTGGCATGAAATCCAATAATCTGGTTTTGTCAAATGCAGTTGCTGATCATTGCTTCTCTGATATTGTTAGTATTCTAGCTAGCAGAGGGGCAAATAATACAATACCCACACTTTGTTCTATTAAATCATCTAATCTTACAGGCGGGTCATGCCCTGTGAAGAATGATTCTACTTTTGAAAGAACAGTAAACACAAGTAAATTAGTTGAGGCCTGTAGAACTGTTGATCCACTTAAAGAGTGTTGCAGACCTGTTTGTCGGCCTGCAATTATGGATGCAGCGCTTCAGATTTCTGGCCGACAAATGATGATAAATAATGACAATATGGCTGGGGAAATGAATCACACTGATTATCTAAATGATTGCAAAGGTGTTGTTTATTCTTATCTTTCCAAACAACTATCATCGGAGGTTGCAAATAAAGCATTCCGGATACTATCTGCCTGCAAAGTCAACAAAG AGACACaacaaaaaatattaattacCAATAAACAAGCTATAATATGTGCAACACAATTTGGATCGATGTTACGTGGAGGTGGGGTGATGACAAATGTTTATGAGCTTTGTGATGTCGATTTGAAAGATTTCAGCATACAAG CTTTGCTAGCATTTGGAGTACAAG ATGCAGGATGTCTACTCCGAAGCTTGCCGGGAGATGTGATATTTGACAATTCATCTGGTGTTAGTTTTACATGTGATTTAAGTGACAATATTGCTGCACCATGGCCCTCATCATCTTCATTTACATCTCTATCATTCTGTGCACCTG AGATGTCATTACCAGCATTACCAATTTCACAGTCATTGAAAAACATTG GTTGTAATTCTGGCGTGGGTTTCCTTCTTGTTATATTTACATTTTTTGTCAGTATTGTTGTACTGAGATTTTAG
- the LOC127107795 gene encoding pentatricopeptide repeat-containing protein At2g06000 isoform X3 has translation MTSSSIFTTFRISNTALVTHYHTLKPNKLEAWFVKIVSTLFLRFTDSSDATFSRYVSNHLTPSLTLQIIKRLNNPQLGFSFFQFTKQSLNLSYSFWTYNFLLRSLCQQHQHDSAKLVYHSMRADGLLPDSRLLGFLVSSFAFVDRFDVSKEFLRESLCNKVDVNVVVYNNFLNILVKCNRLDDAVSLFRELVRFNFDIDIFTFNILIRGFCVVGEIDEAFRFLNDMRSFGCYPDVVSYNTLIHGLCRINEVDRARDLVREISLRTEFSPNVLSYTIVISGYCKLSKMKEASSIFNEMVTSGAKPSAATFNALIYGFVKAGDMASALGMHKRMLFHGCSPDVVTFTLLIDGYCRVGQLDYGLDLWNEMKARNVSANLYTFSILISAVCRSNRLQEARELLRLLNQSDIVAQPFIYNPVIDGYCKSGNVDEANAIVIDMEKKCKPDKLTFTILIIGHCMKGRAPEAIGIFYKMLGTGCSPDEVTIRTLSSCLLKSGMPSEAARIKEAVFKSQNTNSYMQQSLY, from the coding sequence ATGACATCTTCTTCCATCTTCACCACTTTTCGAATTTCGAATACTGCCCTCGTTACCCATTACCACACTCTTAAACCCAACAAACTCGAAGCATGGTTCGTAAAAATCGTTTCAACGCTCTTTCTTCGATTCACAGACTCATCCGACGCTACATTTTCGCGTTATGTTAGTAACCACTTAACCCCTTCACTTACATTACAAATTATCAAAAGACTAAACAATCCTCAATTAGGTTTCAGCTTTTTCCAGTTCACTAAACAAAGCTTGAACCTTTCTTATTCATTTTGGACTTACAATTTTCTTTTAAGGTCCCTTTGTCAACAACATCAACATGATTCAGCAAAACTTGTTTATCATTCTATGAGGGCTGATGGGTTGTTGCCTGATAGTAGGTTGTTGGGATTTTTGGTTTCTTCTTTTGCATTTGTTGATAGGTTTGATGTTTCCAAGGAGTTTCTTCGGGAATCTTTGTGTAATAAGGTTGATGTAAATGTTGTTGTTTATAATAACTTTCTTAACATTTTGGTTAAATGTAATAGGTTAGATGATGCTGTTAGTTTGTTTAGGGAGCTTGTTAGATTCAATTTCGATATTGATATATTCACATTCAATATCTTGATTCGAGGTTTTTGCGTTGTTGGAGAAATCGATGAGGCTTTTAGGTTTTTGAATGATATGAGAAGTTTTGGTTGTTATCCTGATGTTGTTAGTTATAATACTCTTATACATGGTTTATGTAGAATAAATGAGGTAGATAGAGCAAGAGATTTAGTGAGAGAGATTAGTTTAAGAACTGAGTTTTCTCCTAATGTTTTGAGTTATACGATTGTGATATCGGGTTATTGCAAATTGAGTAAGATGAAGGAGGCTTCTTCTATTTTCAATGAAATGGTTACGTCTGGAGCTAAGCCTAGTGCGGCTACTTTTAATGCACTTATCTATGGATTTGTTAAGGCAGGTGACATGGCATCTGCACTAGGAATGCATAAGAGGATGCTTTTTCATGGTTGTTCTCCTGATGTTGTTACTTTCACTTTGTTAATTGATGGATATTGCCGAGTTGGGCAGTTGGACTATGGTTTGGACCTTTGGAATGAAATGAAAGCGAGAAATGTTTCTGCAAATTTGTATACTTTCTCTATTCTTATTAGTGCTGTGTGCAGGAGCAATAGACTACAAGAAGCTCGTGAGCTTTTGAGACTGTTGAATCAGAGTGACATTGTTGCACAACCATTTATCTACAATCCTGTCATAGATGGATATTGCAAATCCGGTAATGTTGATGAAGCTAATGCAATTGTCATAGATATGGAGAAGAAATGCAAACCGGATAAACTGACATTTACTATTCTTATTATTGGTCATTGTATGAAAGGAAGAGCACCCGAAGCAATTGGTATCTTTTACAAGATGTTGGGGACCGGTTGTTCGCCAGATGAAGTTACTATTAGAACTTTAAGTTCATGTCTTTTGAAGTCTGGAATGCCTAGTGAAGCTGCCCGCATTAAGGAAGCTGTATTTAAGAGTCAAAACACAAATTCATATATGCAGCAGTCTCTTTATTAA
- the LOC127107795 gene encoding pentatricopeptide repeat-containing protein At2g06000 isoform X1, translated as MTSSSIFTTFRISNTALVTHYHTLKPNKLEAWFVKIVSTLFLRFTDSSDATFSRYVSNHLTPSLTLQIIKRLNNPQLGFSFFQFTKQSLNLSYSFWTYNFLLRSLCQQHQHDSAKLVYHSMRADGLLPDSRLLGFLVSSFAFVDRFDVSKEFLRESLCNKVDVNVVVYNNFLNILVKCNRLDDAVSLFRELVRFNFDIDIFTFNILIRGFCVVGEIDEAFRFLNDMRSFGCYPDVVSYNTLIHGLCRINEVDRARDLVREISLRTEFSPNVLSYTIVISGYCKLSKMKEASSIFNEMVTSGAKPSAATFNALIYGFVKAGDMASALGMHKRMLFHGCSPDVVTFTLLIDGYCRVGQLDYGLDLWNEMKARNVSANLYTFSILISAVCRSNRLQEARELLRLLNQSDIVAQPFIYNPVIDGYCKSGRAPEAIGIFYKMLGTGCSPDEVTIRTLSSCLLKSGMPSEAARIKEAVFKSQNTNSYMQQSLY; from the exons ATGACATCTTCTTCCATCTTCACCACTTTTCGAATTTCGAATACTGCCCTCGTTACCCATTACCACACTCTTAAACCCAACAAACTCGAAGCATGGTTCGTAAAAATCGTTTCAACGCTCTTTCTTCGATTCACAGACTCATCCGACGCTACATTTTCGCGTTATGTTAGTAACCACTTAACCCCTTCACTTACATTACAAATTATCAAAAGACTAAACAATCCTCAATTAGGTTTCAGCTTTTTCCAGTTCACTAAACAAAGCTTGAACCTTTCTTATTCATTTTGGACTTACAATTTTCTTTTAAGGTCCCTTTGTCAACAACATCAACATGATTCAGCAAAACTTGTTTATCATTCTATGAGGGCTGATGGGTTGTTGCCTGATAGTAGGTTGTTGGGATTTTTGGTTTCTTCTTTTGCATTTGTTGATAGGTTTGATGTTTCCAAGGAGTTTCTTCGGGAATCTTTGTGTAATAAGGTTGATGTAAATGTTGTTGTTTATAATAACTTTCTTAACATTTTGGTTAAATGTAATAGGTTAGATGATGCTGTTAGTTTGTTTAGGGAGCTTGTTAGATTCAATTTCGATATTGATATATTCACATTCAATATCTTGATTCGAGGTTTTTGCGTTGTTGGAGAAATCGATGAGGCTTTTAGGTTTTTGAATGATATGAGAAGTTTTGGTTGTTATCCTGATGTTGTTAGTTATAATACTCTTATACATGGTTTATGTAGAATAAATGAGGTAGATAGAGCAAGAGATTTAGTGAGAGAGATTAGTTTAAGAACTGAGTTTTCTCCTAATGTTTTGAGTTATACGATTGTGATATCGGGTTATTGCAAATTGAGTAAGATGAAGGAGGCTTCTTCTATTTTCAATGAAATGGTTACGTCTGGAGCTAAGCCTAGTGCGGCTACTTTTAATGCACTTATCTATGGATTTGTTAAGGCAGGTGACATGGCATCTGCACTAGGAATGCATAAGAGGATGCTTTTTCATGGTTGTTCTCCTGATGTTGTTACTTTCACTTTGTTAATTGATGGATATTGCCGAGTTGGGCAGTTGGACTATGGTTTGGACCTTTGGAATGAAATGAAAGCGAGAAATGTTTCTGCAAATTTGTATACTTTCTCTATTCTTATTAGTGCTGTGTGCAGGAGCAATAGACTACAAGAAGCTCGTGAGCTTTTGAGACTGTTGAATCAGAGTGACATTGTTGCACAACCATTTATCTACAATCCTGTCATAGATGGATATTGCAAATCCG GAAGAGCACCCGAAGCAATTGGTATCTTTTACAAGATGTTGGGGACCGGTTGTTCGCCAGATGAAGTTACTATTAGAACTTTAAGTTCATGTCTTTTGAAGTCTGGAATGCCTAGTGAAGCTGCCCGCATTAAGGAAGCTGTATTTAAGAGTCAAAACACAAATTCATATATGCAGCAGTCTCTTTATTAA
- the LOC127107795 gene encoding pentatricopeptide repeat-containing protein At2g06000 isoform X2 gives MTSSSIFTTFRISNTALVTHYHTLKPNKLEAWFVKIVSTLFLRFTDSSDATFSRYVSNHLTPSLTLQIIKRLNNPQLGFSFFQFTKQSLNLSYSFWTYNFLLRSLCQQHQHDSAKLVYHSMRADGLLPDSRLLGFLVSSFAFVDRFDVSKEFLRESLCNKVDVNVVVYNNFLNILVKCNRLDDAVSLFRELVRFNFDIDIFTFNILIRGFCVVGEIDEAFRFLNDMRSFGCYPDVVSYNTLIHGLCRINEVDRARDLVREISLRTEFSPNVLSYTIVISGYCKLSKMKEASSIFNEMVTSGAKPSAATFNALIYGFVKAGDMASALGMHKRMLFHGCSPDVVTFTLLIDGYCRVGQLDYGLDLWNEMKARNVSANLYTFSILISAVCRSNRLQEARELLRLLNQSDIVAQPFIYNPVIDGYCKSEHPKQLVSFTRCWGPVVRQMKLLLEL, from the exons ATGACATCTTCTTCCATCTTCACCACTTTTCGAATTTCGAATACTGCCCTCGTTACCCATTACCACACTCTTAAACCCAACAAACTCGAAGCATGGTTCGTAAAAATCGTTTCAACGCTCTTTCTTCGATTCACAGACTCATCCGACGCTACATTTTCGCGTTATGTTAGTAACCACTTAACCCCTTCACTTACATTACAAATTATCAAAAGACTAAACAATCCTCAATTAGGTTTCAGCTTTTTCCAGTTCACTAAACAAAGCTTGAACCTTTCTTATTCATTTTGGACTTACAATTTTCTTTTAAGGTCCCTTTGTCAACAACATCAACATGATTCAGCAAAACTTGTTTATCATTCTATGAGGGCTGATGGGTTGTTGCCTGATAGTAGGTTGTTGGGATTTTTGGTTTCTTCTTTTGCATTTGTTGATAGGTTTGATGTTTCCAAGGAGTTTCTTCGGGAATCTTTGTGTAATAAGGTTGATGTAAATGTTGTTGTTTATAATAACTTTCTTAACATTTTGGTTAAATGTAATAGGTTAGATGATGCTGTTAGTTTGTTTAGGGAGCTTGTTAGATTCAATTTCGATATTGATATATTCACATTCAATATCTTGATTCGAGGTTTTTGCGTTGTTGGAGAAATCGATGAGGCTTTTAGGTTTTTGAATGATATGAGAAGTTTTGGTTGTTATCCTGATGTTGTTAGTTATAATACTCTTATACATGGTTTATGTAGAATAAATGAGGTAGATAGAGCAAGAGATTTAGTGAGAGAGATTAGTTTAAGAACTGAGTTTTCTCCTAATGTTTTGAGTTATACGATTGTGATATCGGGTTATTGCAAATTGAGTAAGATGAAGGAGGCTTCTTCTATTTTCAATGAAATGGTTACGTCTGGAGCTAAGCCTAGTGCGGCTACTTTTAATGCACTTATCTATGGATTTGTTAAGGCAGGTGACATGGCATCTGCACTAGGAATGCATAAGAGGATGCTTTTTCATGGTTGTTCTCCTGATGTTGTTACTTTCACTTTGTTAATTGATGGATATTGCCGAGTTGGGCAGTTGGACTATGGTTTGGACCTTTGGAATGAAATGAAAGCGAGAAATGTTTCTGCAAATTTGTATACTTTCTCTATTCTTATTAGTGCTGTGTGCAGGAGCAATAGACTACAAGAAGCTCGTGAGCTTTTGAGACTGTTGAATCAGAGTGACATTGTTGCACAACCATTTATCTACAATCCTGTCATAGATGGATATTGCAAATCCG AGCACCCGAAGCAATTGGTATCTTTTACAAGATGTTGGGGACCGGTTGTTCGCCAGATGAAGTTACTATTAGAACTTTAA